The candidate division WOR-3 bacterium sequence TGTTTAGCAGCGTGGGCTTGGTCTTCTTTCTTGTGGTCCGATACTTGGGGGCATTGGCAGAGACGATGGACTTCTTAGCGGTCACGGTGTAGAGTCCTTCTGGGTATTGTGGCTACCATTGGGTGTTCTCCTTTCGGTCAGACCTGAAGAATGCCCTTGGTACCCTGCTTTTTCAAGCCCAAACAGACCTGAATCCATACCGACGAAACAACCCTGCTTCGGGTAGATATTTATGACGAAAATCGCCGGCTTGCGCGGGCCAGCCGAGTTGTTACACTAGAAATGGTACGATGATACTGAATTCCGGTGTTGCGTGGACTGAGACAACGTGGAACCCGGTGACAGGGTGTTCGCATATCAGTGCTGGTTGTGCCCATTGCTATGCCGAGCGGCTCGCGCT is a genomic window containing:
- a CDS encoding DUF5131 family protein, with the protein product MILNSGVAWTETTWNPVTGCSHISAGCAHCYAERLAL